The Burkholderia mayonis genome window below encodes:
- a CDS encoding methyl-accepting chemotaxis protein, which yields MNRMSLNRKLWLALALVWVGLLGVGAWSAFETRSTMLAERKEGMANLVDSAAGVVKAYYALAQSGKMSDADARRDALERLSAMRYGDSGYLFVMDSKPVVLMHPTLPKLVGTQVGDYLDPDGKPLFVAILNAAKERGHGFAEYRGRLPHSETAVPKISYVTRFAPWDWNISSGVFLKDIDTVYYETLVGHLAMVFVIGFVITAAMLVIIRNVRASLGGEPDEAATLAARIAAGDLTRPVAVRAGDETSMMAAMRDMQGRLQSTIGGIRLAAESIAAASHEIAAGNHDLSQRTEQQAASLEETAASMEELTATVKQNAENARQASGLANSASEIALKGNDVVSRVIGTMGEINDSSQKIADIIGVIDGIAFQTNILALNAAVEAARAGEQGRGFAVVAGEVRSLAQRSATAAKEIKQLIDASVERVHNGSALVGQAGTTMTEILQAVRRVTDIMGEIAAASEEQSSGISQVGRAVTQMDEMTQQNAALVEEAAAAASSLQEQAARLRESVSAFQVGDGAASAGTAGGGPNAAASSGRVEPALA from the coding sequence ATGAACAGAATGAGCTTGAATCGCAAGTTGTGGCTGGCGCTTGCGCTCGTATGGGTCGGATTGCTGGGGGTGGGGGCGTGGAGCGCGTTCGAGACGCGCTCGACGATGCTCGCCGAGCGCAAGGAAGGGATGGCGAACCTCGTCGATTCGGCGGCGGGCGTCGTGAAGGCGTATTACGCGCTCGCGCAGAGCGGCAAGATGAGCGACGCCGATGCGCGGCGCGACGCGCTCGAGCGCCTGTCGGCGATGCGCTACGGCGATTCCGGCTATCTGTTCGTGATGGATTCGAAGCCCGTCGTGCTGATGCATCCGACGCTGCCGAAGCTCGTCGGCACGCAGGTCGGCGATTACCTGGATCCGGACGGCAAGCCGCTCTTCGTCGCGATCCTGAACGCGGCGAAGGAGCGTGGGCACGGCTTCGCCGAGTATCGCGGGCGGCTGCCGCACAGCGAGACCGCGGTGCCGAAGATCAGCTACGTGACGCGCTTTGCGCCGTGGGACTGGAACATCTCGAGCGGCGTGTTCCTGAAGGACATCGACACCGTCTACTACGAGACGCTCGTCGGCCACCTCGCGATGGTGTTCGTGATCGGCTTCGTGATCACGGCGGCGATGCTCGTCATCATCCGCAACGTGCGCGCGAGCCTGGGCGGCGAGCCGGACGAGGCGGCCACGCTTGCCGCGCGGATCGCGGCGGGCGACCTGACGCGGCCCGTCGCGGTGCGCGCGGGCGACGAGACGAGCATGATGGCCGCGATGCGCGACATGCAGGGCCGCCTGCAGTCGACGATCGGCGGCATACGCCTTGCGGCGGAGTCGATCGCGGCGGCGAGCCACGAGATTGCAGCGGGCAATCACGACCTGTCTCAGCGCACCGAGCAGCAGGCCGCGTCGCTCGAGGAGACCGCGGCGAGCATGGAAGAGCTGACCGCGACGGTCAAGCAGAACGCCGAGAATGCGCGACAGGCGAGCGGGCTCGCGAACAGCGCGTCCGAGATCGCGCTGAAAGGCAACGACGTCGTGAGCCGCGTGATCGGCACGATGGGCGAGATCAACGACAGCTCGCAGAAGATCGCCGACATCATCGGCGTGATCGACGGCATCGCGTTCCAGACCAACATCCTCGCGCTCAATGCGGCCGTCGAGGCGGCGCGCGCGGGCGAGCAGGGGCGCGGCTTCGCGGTCGTCGCGGGCGAGGTGCGCTCGCTCGCGCAGCGGAGCGCGACCGCGGCGAAGGAGATCAAGCAGCTGATCGACGCGTCGGTCGAGCGCGTGCACAACGGCTCGGCGCTCGTCGGCCAGGCGGGCACGACGATGACCGAGATCCTGCAGGCGGTGCGGCGCGTGACCGACATCATGGGCGAAATCGCGGCCGCATCCGAGGAGCAGTCGAGCGGGATCTCGCAGGTCGGCCGCGCCGTCACGCAGATGGACGAAATGACGCAGCAGAACGCGGCGCTCGTCGAGGAGGCGGCCGCCGCCGCGTCGTCGCTGCAGGAGCAGGCGGCGCGCCTGCGTGAATCGGTGAGTGCGTTCCAGGTCGGCGACGGCGCGGCTTCTGCGGGTACGGCGGGCGGCGGCCCGAATGCGGCCGCTTCGTCCGGGCGCGTCGAGCCGGCGCTCGCATGA
- the cyoE gene encoding heme o synthase — protein sequence MDTTLSQTPGSRLSQYLALTKPRVTQLAVFCAVIGMFLATPGMVPWTVLLGGTIGIWLLAGAAFAINCLVEQKIDAMMRRTAWRPSARGEITTAQILVFSTVLGGLGAWTLYTFTNPLTMWLTIATFVGYAVIYTLLLKPMTPQNIVIGGASGAMPPALGWAAVTGAVPGDAWILVLIIFVWTPPHFWVLALYRRKDYENAGLPMLPVTHGEKFTRLHILLYTVILFAVTMMPFISGMSGAVYLTSAVLLGAIFLAYAWKIYRDYSDALARKAFRYSIVYLSLLFAALLVDHYARPVIGM from the coding sequence ATGGACACCACACTTTCCCAAACGCCCGGTAGCCGCCTCTCCCAGTATCTGGCGCTGACGAAGCCTCGCGTCACGCAGCTCGCCGTGTTCTGCGCGGTGATCGGGATGTTCCTCGCGACGCCGGGGATGGTGCCGTGGACCGTGCTGCTCGGCGGCACGATCGGCATCTGGCTGCTGGCGGGCGCCGCGTTTGCGATCAATTGCCTTGTCGAGCAGAAGATCGACGCAATGATGCGGCGCACCGCGTGGCGGCCGTCCGCGCGCGGCGAGATCACGACCGCGCAGATCCTCGTGTTCTCGACCGTACTGGGCGGCCTCGGCGCCTGGACGCTCTACACGTTCACGAATCCGCTGACGATGTGGCTGACGATCGCGACGTTCGTCGGCTACGCGGTGATCTACACGCTGCTGCTCAAGCCGATGACGCCGCAGAACATCGTGATCGGCGGCGCGTCGGGCGCGATGCCGCCCGCGCTCGGCTGGGCGGCCGTCACGGGCGCGGTGCCGGGCGACGCGTGGATTCTCGTGCTGATCATCTTCGTCTGGACGCCGCCGCACTTCTGGGTGCTCGCGCTGTACCGCCGCAAGGACTACGAGAACGCGGGCCTGCCGATGCTGCCCGTCACGCATGGCGAGAAGTTCACGCGGCTGCACATCCTGCTGTACACGGTGATCCTGTTCGCGGTCACGATGATGCCGTTCATTTCCGGCATGAGCGGGGCCGTCTACCTGACGAGCGCCGTGCTGCTCGGCGCGATCTTCCTCGCGTACGCGTGGAAGATCTATCGCGATTATTCGGACGCGCTCGCGCGCAAGGCGTTCCGCTATTCGATCGTCTATCTGTCGCTGCTGTTCGCCGCGCTTTTGGTCGATCACTACGCACGTCCCGTGATCGGGATGTAA
- a CDS encoding ABC transporter permease produces MSLFSLLGALEIGLIFSLVALGVLISFRILNFPDLTVDGSFPLGGAVAATLISAGHDPFTSTLVAIAAGACAGFVTGWLNVRLKIMDLLASILMMIALYSVNLRIMGRPNVPLITEPTLFTVLQPDWMPDYVLRPALLCVVVVVAKLGLDWFFSSQLGLAMRATGANPRMARAQGIATGRATLSGMALSNALVALAGALFAQTQGGSDISMGIGTIVIGLAAVIIGETLLPARRLFLTTLAVVLGAILYRFFIALALNSEFIGLKAQDLNLVTAVLVTVALVLPATRKKLFARKTGGV; encoded by the coding sequence ATGTCTCTTTTCTCTCTTCTGGGCGCGCTGGAGATCGGCCTCATCTTCAGCCTCGTCGCCCTCGGGGTGCTGATCTCGTTTCGCATCCTCAACTTTCCCGACTTGACCGTCGACGGCAGCTTTCCGCTCGGCGGCGCGGTCGCCGCGACGCTGATCTCCGCGGGCCACGATCCGTTCACGTCGACGCTCGTCGCGATCGCCGCAGGCGCGTGCGCGGGCTTCGTCACCGGCTGGCTCAACGTGCGCCTGAAGATCATGGATCTGCTCGCGAGCATCCTGATGATGATCGCGCTCTATTCGGTGAACCTGCGGATCATGGGGCGGCCGAACGTGCCGCTCATCACCGAGCCCACGCTCTTCACGGTGCTGCAGCCCGACTGGATGCCCGACTACGTGCTGCGGCCGGCGCTGTTGTGCGTCGTCGTTGTGGTCGCGAAGCTCGGGCTCGACTGGTTCTTCTCGTCGCAGCTGGGGCTCGCGATGCGCGCGACGGGCGCGAATCCGCGGATGGCGCGCGCGCAAGGCATCGCGACCGGCCGCGCGACGCTGTCCGGGATGGCGCTGTCGAACGCGCTCGTCGCGCTCGCGGGCGCGCTGTTCGCGCAGACGCAGGGCGGCTCGGACATCTCGATGGGGATCGGCACGATCGTGATCGGGCTCGCCGCCGTGATCATCGGCGAGACGCTGCTGCCCGCGCGGCGGCTCTTCCTCACGACGCTCGCCGTCGTGCTCGGCGCGATCCTCTATCGTTTCTTCATCGCGCTCGCGCTCAACAGCGAGTTCATCGGCCTGAAGGCGCAGGACCTGAACCTCGTGACGGCCGTGCTCGTGACGGTTGCGCTCGTGCTGCCCGCGACGCGCAAGAAGCTGTTCGCCCGCAAGACGGGAGGGGTGTAA
- a CDS encoding YciI family protein: MYVIDIRYTAPLERIDDALERHRAYLQRHLDAGVFVACGPKVPRDGGVILAVRIDRDALDAILETDPFVTDGLVTYTVTEFKTTRVAPGVNLPALP; this comes from the coding sequence ATGTACGTGATCGACATCCGCTACACCGCGCCGCTCGAGCGCATCGACGACGCGCTCGAACGCCACCGCGCGTATCTGCAACGCCATCTCGACGCCGGCGTGTTCGTCGCGTGCGGGCCGAAGGTGCCGCGCGACGGCGGCGTGATCCTCGCCGTGCGGATCGATCGCGACGCGCTGGATGCGATCCTCGAAACCGACCCGTTCGTCACCGACGGCCTCGTCACGTACACGGTGACCGAATTCAAGACGACGCGCGTCGCGCCGGGCGTCAATCTGCCGGCGCTGCCGTAA
- a CDS encoding ABC transporter substrate-binding protein: protein MKRFKIVAAHSIAAGVAAFAMLGAGAVHAQTVKVLSIVDHPALDAIRDGVRAELKAEGYGDDKLKWEYQSAQGNTGTAAQIARKFIGDRPDVIVAIATPAAQAVVASTKSVPVVYTGVTDPVAAQLVKGWGPTGTNVTGVSDKLPLDRQVALIKRVVPKAKTVGMVYSPGEANSVVVVKALKEILAKQGMALKEAAAPRTVDIAPAAKSLIGKVDVIYTNTDNNVVSAYESLVKVANEAKIPLVAGDTDSVKRGGVAALGINYGDLGRQTGKVVARILKGEKPGAIASETSSNLELFVNADAAAKQGVTLAPDLVKEAKTVIK, encoded by the coding sequence ATGAAGCGATTCAAGATCGTTGCCGCTCATTCGATCGCGGCGGGCGTCGCGGCGTTCGCGATGCTCGGCGCCGGCGCCGTGCACGCGCAGACCGTCAAGGTGCTGTCGATCGTCGATCATCCGGCGCTCGACGCGATCCGCGACGGCGTGCGCGCGGAGCTGAAGGCCGAGGGCTACGGCGACGACAAGCTCAAGTGGGAATACCAGAGCGCGCAGGGCAACACCGGCACCGCGGCGCAGATCGCCCGCAAGTTCATCGGCGATCGTCCCGACGTGATCGTCGCGATCGCGACGCCCGCCGCGCAGGCCGTCGTCGCGTCGACGAAGAGCGTGCCCGTCGTCTATACGGGCGTGACCGATCCTGTCGCCGCGCAGCTCGTCAAGGGCTGGGGACCGACGGGCACCAACGTGACGGGCGTGTCCGACAAGCTGCCGCTCGACAGGCAAGTGGCGCTCATCAAGCGCGTCGTGCCGAAGGCGAAGACGGTCGGCATGGTCTACAGCCCGGGCGAGGCGAATTCGGTCGTCGTCGTGAAGGCGCTGAAGGAGATCCTCGCGAAGCAGGGGATGGCGCTCAAGGAAGCCGCCGCGCCGCGCACCGTCGACATCGCGCCCGCCGCGAAGAGCCTGATCGGCAAGGTCGACGTGATCTACACGAATACCGACAACAACGTCGTGTCCGCGTACGAATCGCTCGTGAAGGTCGCGAACGAGGCGAAGATCCCGCTCGTCGCGGGCGACACCGACAGCGTGAAGCGCGGCGGCGTCGCGGCGCTCGGCATCAACTACGGCGACCTCGGCCGGCAGACGGGCAAGGTCGTCGCGCGGATCCTGAAGGGCGAGAAGCCGGGGGCGATCGCGTCCGAGACGAGCAGCAACCTCGAGCTGTTCGTCAACGCCGACGCGGCCGCGAAGCAGGGCGTGACGCTCGCGCCCGATCTCGTCAAAGAGGCGAAGACGGTCATCAAGTAA
- a CDS encoding permease: MTQSHTYMSGMYFTALRSCDTICAFVSAARPVRPSRPLYRAWMVLQASEK; encoded by the coding sequence ATGACGCAATCCCATACCTATATGAGCGGGATGTATTTCACAGCCTTGCGATCTTGTGACACCATTTGCGCTTTCGTCAGCGCGGCCCGGCCGGTCAGGCCGTCGCGCCCCCTTTATCGAGCCTGGATGGTTCTGCAAGCAAGCGAGAAATAG
- a CDS encoding Y-family DNA polymerase translates to MRVLLGIHLPRLPLDVCAPSSPDGGDGCAVLEQGVVLVADSAARARGVRAGMKRGGVLTLAPGARLVERDPAREADALRAVALALLRFSPCVALDDEATLVVDVGASLRLFGGLPSLCRQVRATLTTLGYAARLAAAPTGRGAWLLARAPGRPRTRRRIVRTASLVRALDALPCELLPDARPYAGWFDGLGCRTLADLRRLPRAGLTRRCGPALVAALDRAYGDVAEPLAWMPAPPVFDARLELPERVEYAEAVLFVSRRLVVQLCGWLAARHLSLSAMTFALEHERGRQAVPPTSLELAFAEPARDETHFMRVLGERLARVTLPAAVIAVRLTVTRVESVTPPADDLFPEPGGTREARARLVELLTARLGADNVLRAAPVADHRPEAANRWLPLDAPAGKPAAPPVAPPRPAWLLAEPLPLVMRENWPVYRTPLKFVSSIERIEAGWFDGQLVARDYRVAQDDDGACYWVYQERGSGAAGQCWFLHGLFG, encoded by the coding sequence ATGCGCGTCTTGCTCGGCATCCATCTGCCGCGCCTGCCGCTCGACGTGTGCGCGCCGTCGTCGCCTGACGGCGGCGACGGCTGCGCGGTGCTCGAACAGGGCGTCGTGCTGGTCGCCGATTCGGCCGCGCGCGCGCGCGGCGTGCGCGCCGGCATGAAGCGCGGCGGCGTGCTGACGCTCGCGCCAGGCGCGCGGCTCGTCGAGCGCGATCCGGCGCGCGAGGCTGATGCGCTGCGTGCGGTCGCGCTCGCGCTCTTGCGCTTCTCGCCGTGCGTCGCGCTCGACGACGAAGCGACGCTCGTCGTCGACGTCGGCGCGAGCCTGCGGCTGTTCGGCGGCCTGCCGTCGCTGTGCCGGCAGGTGCGCGCGACGCTCACCACGCTCGGCTACGCGGCGCGTCTTGCCGCCGCGCCGACCGGGCGCGGCGCGTGGCTGCTCGCGCGCGCACCGGGCCGGCCGCGCACGCGGCGGCGGATCGTGCGGACGGCGTCGCTCGTGCGCGCGCTCGATGCGCTGCCGTGCGAGCTGCTGCCCGACGCGCGCCCGTACGCCGGCTGGTTCGACGGCCTCGGCTGCCGCACGCTCGCCGACCTGCGCCGCCTGCCGCGCGCGGGGCTCACGCGCCGCTGCGGTCCCGCGCTCGTTGCCGCGCTCGATCGCGCGTACGGCGACGTCGCGGAGCCGCTCGCATGGATGCCGGCGCCGCCCGTGTTCGACGCGCGGCTCGAATTGCCGGAGCGCGTCGAATATGCGGAGGCGGTGCTGTTCGTCTCGCGGCGGCTCGTCGTGCAGCTATGCGGCTGGCTCGCCGCGCGGCACCTGTCGCTGTCGGCGATGACGTTTGCGCTCGAGCACGAGCGCGGCCGCCAGGCGGTGCCGCCGACGTCGCTCGAGCTCGCGTTCGCCGAGCCCGCGCGCGACGAGACGCACTTCATGCGCGTTCTCGGCGAGCGGCTCGCGCGCGTCACGTTGCCAGCCGCGGTGATCGCGGTGCGCCTGACCGTCACGCGCGTCGAATCGGTCACGCCGCCCGCCGACGATCTGTTCCCCGAGCCGGGCGGTACTCGCGAGGCGCGCGCACGGCTCGTCGAACTCCTGACCGCGCGGCTCGGCGCGGACAACGTGCTGCGCGCGGCGCCCGTCGCCGATCACCGGCCCGAGGCGGCGAACCGCTGGCTGCCGCTCGACGCGCCGGCCGGCAAGCCGGCCGCGCCGCCCGTCGCGCCGCCGCGTCCCGCGTGGCTGCTCGCGGAGCCGCTGCCGCTCGTGATGCGCGAGAACTGGCCGGTCTATCGCACGCCGCTCAAGTTCGTGTCGTCGATCGAGCGAATCGAGGCGGGCTGGTTCGACGGCCAGCTCGTCGCGCGCGACTATCGCGTCGCGCAGGACGACGACGGCGCGTGCTACTGGGTCTACCAGGAGCGCGGCAGCGGCGCGGCGGGGCAGTGCTGGTTCCTGCACGGCCTGTTCGGGTGA
- the imuA gene encoding translesion DNA synthesis-associated protein ImuA — MSGSSLSLESLHPSLWRGSQLARGGPRTVDTGYAALSAELPGGGWPVGGLVELLVPHAGCGEMRVLAPALAATGSARRPLAFVAPPQSPHACALTGLGVPLDAMLWLRADSGADALWAAEQALKTGCCGALLLWQQNTRADALRRLHLAAARAGDTLFVMFRPLAAARQPSPAVLRVALHPSPGGVSVEIVKRRGPARGEPLPLELPSPIVESRYARLARHPSAAPAARRVRAVVA, encoded by the coding sequence ATGTCCGGCTCCTCCCTTTCCCTCGAATCGCTGCATCCGTCGCTCTGGCGCGGCTCCCAGCTCGCGCGCGGCGGTCCGCGCACGGTCGACACCGGTTATGCGGCGCTGTCGGCCGAGCTGCCGGGGGGCGGCTGGCCGGTCGGCGGGCTCGTCGAGCTGCTCGTGCCGCACGCGGGCTGCGGCGAGATGCGCGTGCTCGCGCCCGCGCTCGCTGCGACCGGCAGCGCGCGGCGGCCGCTCGCGTTCGTCGCGCCGCCGCAATCGCCGCATGCGTGCGCGCTCACCGGCCTCGGCGTGCCGCTCGACGCGATGCTGTGGCTGCGCGCGGACAGCGGCGCGGATGCGCTGTGGGCGGCCGAGCAGGCGCTCAAGACCGGCTGCTGCGGCGCGCTCCTGCTGTGGCAGCAGAACACGCGCGCCGATGCGTTGCGCCGCCTGCATCTCGCCGCCGCGCGCGCGGGCGACACGCTGTTCGTGATGTTCCGGCCGCTTGCGGCCGCGCGGCAGCCGTCGCCCGCGGTGCTGCGTGTCGCGCTGCATCCGTCGCCGGGCGGCGTGTCGGTCGAGATCGTCAAGCGCCGCGGGCCGGCGCGCGGCGAGCCGCTCCCGCTCGAGTTGCCGTCGCCCATCGTGGAGAGCCGTTATGCGCGTCTTGCTCGGCATCCATCTGCCGCGCCTGCCGCTCGACGTGTGCGCGCCGTCGTCGCCTGA
- a CDS encoding SCO family protein, with product MLKSLFARRRAQRGWLFACMLAGALSIAGCNKQPAFQNLDITGNSQFASDFALPDTTGKIRTLGEFKGKAVVVFFGYTHCPDVCPTTMAELSQALQQLGPDGKRVQVLFVTVDPERDTAALLGQYVPAFNPAFIGLRPADEAQLKKVTKDFRVYYAKVPGKTPDSYTMDHTAASYVFDPNGKLRLFVRDGQGPGPWVHDLKLLLD from the coding sequence ATGCTCAAATCCCTGTTCGCACGCCGCCGCGCGCAGCGCGGCTGGCTGTTCGCCTGCATGCTCGCGGGCGCATTGTCGATCGCGGGCTGCAACAAGCAGCCGGCGTTCCAGAATCTCGACATCACCGGCAACTCGCAATTCGCGAGCGACTTCGCGCTGCCGGACACGACGGGCAAGATCCGCACGCTCGGCGAATTCAAGGGCAAGGCGGTCGTCGTGTTCTTCGGCTACACGCACTGCCCGGACGTGTGTCCGACGACGATGGCGGAGCTGTCGCAGGCGCTGCAGCAGCTCGGCCCGGACGGCAAGCGTGTGCAGGTGCTGTTCGTCACCGTCGATCCGGAGCGCGATACCGCGGCGCTCCTCGGCCAGTACGTGCCCGCGTTCAATCCGGCCTTCATCGGCCTGCGGCCCGCCGACGAGGCGCAGCTGAAGAAGGTGACGAAGGATTTCCGCGTCTATTACGCGAAGGTGCCGGGCAAGACGCCCGACAGCTACACGATGGACCACACCGCTGCGAGCTACGTGTTCGATCCGAACGGCAAGCTGCGCCTCTTCGTGCGCGACGGCCAGGGGCCGGGGCCGTGGGTCCACGACCTGAAGCTGCTGCTCGACTGA
- a CDS encoding COX15/CtaA family protein, which translates to MYLLQLGLIGLCIALLPLSYVWVKADDDKFRKLVWITTFLTLDLVMFGGFTRLTDSGLGCPDWPGCYGTSSPFVAHAAITAAHQAMPTGPVSMTKAWIEMIHRYFAMAIGVLIIAQTVIAWAARLRRRPLHVSPWWPTSLLLLILVQGAFGAWTVTMKLQPVIVTIHLLLGLTLLGTLGWLAARQTPLPAYEPEVGRYRAAALAALVLLVAQIALGGWVSTNYAVLACTDFPTCNGAWIPPMDFRNGFHLWRALGMTNDGDAITQDALVAIHWTHRTFAFVVVAYLVAFALKMRRFASLRRPANGVLVVVVLQFVTGLTNIVLQWPLPVAVAHNGGAAILLLLVVMLNFRILSSRPGRAAQPARDAAPA; encoded by the coding sequence ATGTATCTACTGCAACTCGGCCTGATCGGCCTCTGCATCGCGCTGCTGCCGCTGTCGTACGTGTGGGTGAAGGCGGACGACGACAAGTTCCGCAAGCTCGTCTGGATCACGACGTTCCTGACGCTCGATCTCGTGATGTTCGGCGGCTTCACGCGCCTGACCGATTCCGGTCTCGGCTGCCCGGACTGGCCGGGCTGCTACGGCACGTCGTCGCCGTTCGTCGCGCACGCGGCGATCACCGCCGCGCATCAGGCGATGCCGACGGGCCCCGTCAGTATGACGAAGGCGTGGATCGAGATGATCCACCGCTATTTCGCGATGGCGATCGGCGTGCTGATCATCGCGCAGACCGTGATCGCGTGGGCCGCGCGGCTGCGCCGCCGGCCGCTCCACGTATCGCCGTGGTGGCCGACGAGCCTGCTGCTGCTGATTCTCGTGCAGGGCGCGTTCGGCGCGTGGACCGTGACGATGAAGCTGCAGCCGGTGATCGTGACGATCCATCTGCTGCTCGGCCTCACGCTGCTCGGCACGCTCGGCTGGCTCGCCGCGCGCCAGACGCCGCTGCCCGCATACGAGCCCGAGGTCGGCCGCTATCGCGCGGCGGCGCTCGCCGCGCTCGTCCTGCTCGTCGCGCAGATCGCGCTCGGCGGCTGGGTCAGCACGAATTACGCAGTGCTCGCGTGCACCGACTTCCCGACCTGCAACGGCGCGTGGATTCCGCCGATGGACTTTCGCAACGGCTTCCACCTGTGGCGCGCGCTCGGCATGACGAACGACGGCGACGCGATCACGCAGGACGCGCTCGTCGCGATCCACTGGACGCACCGGACGTTCGCGTTCGTCGTCGTCGCGTACCTGGTCGCGTTCGCGCTGAAGATGCGCCGCTTCGCGTCGTTGCGGCGCCCGGCGAACGGCGTGCTCGTCGTCGTCGTGCTGCAATTCGTCACGGGTTTGACGAATATCGTGTTGCAGTGGCCTTTGCCGGTCGCGGTCGCGCATAACGGGGGGGCCGCGATCCTGCTCCTCCTCGTCGTCATGCTAAACTTTCGCATCCTTTCAAGCCGTCCCGGCCGCGCCGCGCAACCCGCGCGCGACGCCGCGCCCGCGTGA
- a CDS encoding MetQ/NlpA family ABC transporter substrate-binding protein codes for MKRRTLLKVVSAVAAGAAALSVSVGAQAQDKVIKVGTVAGPDAQVWQVVQKVAKEKQGLSVKVIEFNDYVQPNAALDAGDLDANSFQHQPYLDSQVKQRGYKIVSAGLTYISPIGVYSKKFKSLKDLPAGAKVALPNDPSNENRALLLLQTQGVIKLKAGAGTGGNNATVLDVVENPKKLKLTELDAAQLPRVLSDVDAAVINTNYALAANLQPTKDAIALESLTSPYANLIAVRAKDKDQPWVKKLVKAYQSPEVKEFIAKQFKGSMVASF; via the coding sequence ATGAAGCGTCGCACTCTCCTGAAAGTTGTCTCCGCAGTTGCGGCCGGCGCGGCTGCCCTCTCCGTTTCCGTCGGCGCGCAAGCGCAGGACAAGGTGATCAAGGTCGGCACGGTCGCGGGTCCGGACGCGCAGGTCTGGCAAGTCGTCCAGAAGGTCGCCAAGGAAAAGCAGGGCCTCAGCGTGAAGGTGATCGAATTCAACGACTACGTGCAGCCGAACGCGGCGCTCGACGCGGGCGACCTCGACGCGAACAGCTTCCAGCACCAGCCGTACCTCGACAGCCAGGTGAAGCAGCGCGGCTACAAGATCGTGAGCGCGGGCCTCACGTACATTTCGCCGATCGGCGTCTATTCGAAGAAGTTCAAGTCGCTGAAGGATCTGCCGGCCGGCGCGAAGGTCGCGCTGCCGAACGATCCGTCGAACGAGAACCGCGCGCTCCTGCTGCTGCAGACGCAAGGCGTGATCAAGCTGAAGGCGGGCGCCGGCACGGGCGGCAACAACGCGACCGTGCTCGACGTCGTGGAGAATCCGAAGAAGCTGAAGCTGACCGAGCTCGACGCCGCGCAACTGCCGCGCGTGCTGTCCGACGTCGACGCGGCCGTGATCAACACGAATTACGCGCTCGCCGCGAACCTGCAGCCGACCAAGGATGCGATCGCGCTCGAATCGCTGACGAGCCCGTACGCGAACCTGATCGCGGTCCGCGCGAAGGACAAGGATCAGCCTTGGGTGAAGAAGCTCGTGAAGGCGTACCAGTCGCCGGAAGTGAAGGAATTCATCGCGAAGCAGTTCAAGGGTTCGATGGTCGCGTCTTTCTGA
- a CDS encoding ABC transporter ATP-binding protein, with amino-acid sequence MLSAQDLKLTFNPGTPIETRALRGLSLDIPNGQFVTVIGSNGAGKSTFLNAVSGDQPVDSGQITIDGVDVTRKPAWGRAPLVARVFQDPMAGTCEALTIEENMSLAMARGARRGFRPSLNRASRELFRDKLRLLNLGLENRLADRIGLLSGGQRQAVSLLMASLQPSRILLLDEHTAALDPKTAAFVLELTARIVAESKLTTMMVTHSMRQALDYGDRTVMLHQGQVVLDVSGDERRGLDVPDLLKLFEKTRHEKLDDDALLLG; translated from the coding sequence ATGCTGTCCGCACAAGACCTGAAGCTCACGTTCAACCCCGGCACGCCGATCGAGACGCGCGCGCTGCGAGGGCTGTCGCTCGACATCCCGAACGGCCAATTCGTCACGGTCATCGGCTCGAACGGCGCCGGCAAGTCGACGTTCCTGAACGCGGTGAGCGGCGATCAGCCGGTCGATTCGGGGCAAATCACGATCGACGGCGTCGACGTCACGCGCAAGCCCGCGTGGGGCCGCGCGCCACTTGTCGCGCGCGTGTTCCAGGACCCGATGGCTGGCACCTGCGAAGCGCTGACGATCGAGGAGAACATGTCGCTCGCGATGGCGCGCGGCGCGCGGCGCGGCTTTCGGCCGTCGCTGAACCGCGCGTCGCGCGAGCTGTTTCGCGACAAGCTGCGGCTGTTGAATCTCGGGCTCGAGAACCGGCTCGCCGACCGCATCGGCCTGTTGTCGGGCGGGCAGCGGCAGGCGGTGAGCCTCCTGATGGCGTCGCTGCAGCCGTCGCGGATCCTGCTGCTCGACGAGCACACGGCCGCGCTCGATCCGAAGACGGCAGCGTTCGTGCTGGAGCTGACGGCGCGAATCGTCGCCGAGAGCAAACTGACGACGATGATGGTCACGCACAGCATGCGGCAGGCGCTCGATTATGGCGATCGCACGGTGATGCTGCATCAGGGGCAGGTGGTGCTCGACGTGTCCGGCGACGAGCGCCGCGGGCTCGACGTGCCCGATCTGCTGAAACTGTTCGAGAAGACGCGGCACGAGAAGCTCGACGACGACGCGTTGCTGCTCGGCTGA